Within the Hippoglossus hippoglossus isolate fHipHip1 chromosome 20, fHipHip1.pri, whole genome shotgun sequence genome, the region aaaatgtatgtgtctGGTTACACACAAGACACTTTAAAACTTCTAATGTAGTTTGTTTGTACCCGTCTATTCTCTTACAGCGGAGACTGGCCATCTAGAGAATTACTGAagtaaaacagaggaaagaaaaccagCCCTTCAAGTTCCTCCAGACATGCAGACAGGAATGTTGTGACAGTCACTGGACCGGAGAAAATGGAACTTTTCCTTCATGCCACATAATTTCAAACCAATTTAACAGTATTTAGCTTAGAACCAAAAGCCTCCAGCTTCTGGATAATTTATTGATTATGCTTATTAACAACATAAGTTATAAATATCGCTGGCTCCAGGCCAGATTCGGTGGTTCGAACATGATATTCTGATTAAAGGCCTTTTTGTTCTGCTTATTTGCCTCTGATCTCAATATTGATGATAGCTAATTTGTGCTCACAAACTCCTCTGCACTGCTTCTCCACTGCATAGCATACTGTGCATAGTTTTCCAAAACTCAGCTTAAGTTAAAGAAACTAAGTCTAGAGTATTTACACGGCATGTATCACCCACAGCCCCCATAGTGTTAGAACAGACGTCAGAGAACAGAGTCCTACTCTGTTTGGAGTGTCAGCTAAAAAAGAAGTAGACAAAATCTACCTTTGTGTAATTTCGTACACTTCTGAGCAGATTTTGTGTCGTCATACACAGcagacatgacaaaaaaaaaacagtctaCGCAGGTTTAGACAAAGAATAATTTCAGTTCCTCGTTGTGTCTGGATGGTCAGTAATAAGCAGCCAACATCTTGCTGTGTGGGGTCTGTCATGAGGAGATGTAGAAAGatggtgtgtgtgggagtgtattcaaacacattcaaacacgtctaaatgacaggaaacagaaagatgAAGATGTAGAATATTGGCAGCTGAACCATCAGCCTGTGTCGGGAAGACAGGAAGCTTCGACCTCATTCTGTCTCCATCCATCTTAAGTCTCTGCACCGCTCCAtcctttttctcctctgcaggaaCATGACATTTGTAATGTCCTGGCTGCAAACGCTACACGGTCTATGCCTCTTGTCTCTGGATCGTTTAGGTCTCTGGGTTGGGCGTCGCCAGCAGTGGCACattgtccctcctcctcctgcccagCGGGGGTCGTCTGTACAGCTCCCCGTCGGCCAGCGTCTGTGGCAGCGGCTTCCTCTTGCTCtcgggcagcagcaggatggaCAACACGGCCAGCAGCGCCAGAGACGAGTAGACTACGTGGTGCAGGAAGTAGCCGTAGTGGTTCCTCAGGTCCATGAGCGGGGAGCTGAGGCGGCCCAGGCAGCCCAGAGCGAGTACGATGCCCACGCCAATGCCCCTGCACAGACACACCAATCAGATTTGACATATACCAACACGTTATTTCAGATTCAGTGTTAAGTGTTAGAATTGTTAATTTGTGAACACACTTTTTGTCTGATTTTCTGGATTTAATAACAGTTATATTAAAGATGTGAACAATAGGGTCCAAAGGTCTTAGAAGAGAACATTTTGTTGTTAGCTTAGTTTTGCATTAAGTTTGGAAACAAATGGAAACATCGACCAACTACCAGCACCTCAACAGCTCACTGATGTATTATTCGTATACGAGTGATCCAGGTTAATAGGGAGACATTTCCAGATGTCAGAAAATGTCTCATCATTACTGACAGCTACTGATGGAGATTCCTACTCTCCTCAGTCATGATTGGCTGTATTTTTCATGTAGGCATCCTGAGCAGGCTCCACAAGCCTTCTACACCTTAAGAGGTTTTTCTGCAGAACTATATGAGTCCACTTTTTGagagtctgtgtgagtctgtgtgtgtgtgtgtgtgagtgtgtgtgtgtgcgtgcgtgcgttgtCCTACCTTATAACGGTGGGCATGATTTCTGCGGTAAAGAGGATGCAGAGTGAGGCAGTGGCCTGAGAGGAGAACAGACCCAGCACTGAGAAAACGGTGATGGCCGTCTCACTGAGgtctgaaagaaaagaggaagaagggaggggggggacacCCATTAGGGATGATGTATTATCTTGATCAAGTCCAGCATTTCTACTTTTCAGTTTCAGATAATACATCATGATGCCTGTTGACTTGAACTGAATCAACCTCCCTCAGCTTTTCTTAAACCTCCTTCACTGACTTAGAGCGTGAAGTAGAAGAGTAACTCACCTAAAACCTTCCTCACAGGTGACGGCCTCTGCACCCCCCTCAGCCCACAATAAGTGGTTAAAGCACAACCTGACACAGCTTTGACTTTGCTGCCACTGCAGTGTCCTATATAAACTCAATGTCGTGCTCAATAATGGCCACATGGGGGAGACAGCGTGTTTCTCTATAGAGAGAACGAAGGCACCTTGACTAAAGATGACAGGTGTGATTTTAATCGTGGAACACAAGGTCAACATCACGCAGTGACGTTACGACCACGGGTCTGAGATCTATCAACATTTACATTCTTTCCGTTGTCACTAAGGAACAAGGATGTGTGTCTTGGTTCCCTCTGTCCTAACTGGAATGAAGGTAAAAGCAGAGGGGAGTTCATTAGAGGGGGGGGGTCCCACCTTGTTGGTTAAGACTATTAATAGCTCTCCTCATTTAACTCTAGATGTCCTTGAGAAAACAACATCCTGCTGCCGACCAAAGCCCACTTACACTCCATGAGTCCGAGGAGGATCAAAGAGGCCAGCCCTGTCATCGTCATGGAGAGGAGCAGGATGCCGCGGCGACCGCACCTGTCCACGGTTGTCCAGAGCAGGAGCCAGGCGCCGCCGCCTGCGCACACAGGCAACAGGTACATCCAATAGAAACTGGGGGCAGTGCCTCTGACGTCACCTCGGAACGAGCTGTAGCAGTGACTAATGCCATGAGAGATGAACCTGAGGGAGGAAGGACACGGAGTCAGCAGCCATGTTTTTCCAGAGGTGTAAATGAATGACAAAAGCACAGGATGACTTACGAGGTGAAGCCGAGCACACACATGTTCTTCCAGATGTTCTTGCTGTGGAAGAGCTCGGGGAAGGACAGGTGGGGGGCGGGAGGAGGTGGACGGCTCTGAATCCAgctctgcagaaaacaaacaggacaactacagcatttctctttttattaaCAGTCcaataacacagaaaataatgaaatgagcCGCTTTTCCTCTTTGAATCAATAGCTCTCAGTCAATGTCAGGAGCACATAAGCTCAATCGATTCACACCACAGCACATGAACAGGTCACTTAATTTGAACACAGTAGAGGAAGAACCCAGATTCACGTTTATAACCCACTATCTATAGTAactcacagagaaaatgacatTGTAAGTGTTTATTGTTGCATTGGTCAACAACTGCAACTTCTATGACTGACCTTGAACCATATAAAATGTCTAATTACATATATTTtcgtttcatttatttatttatatgcatATTCATTTATgaagtggtgcagtggttattACTGTCAAGTAGGTTCATGGTTTGAAGGGGGTTAGGGTTGGAATCTGGATCGTTCACTTCCACTTAAGCCGTTATGTCCTGGCAGTGCAGGTCTCATGTTGTTTGTGGCGAGTGAACTCTGTGACTTTTTTTGTTATGGAAAATTGGTGGTTTATGAATTCTAGTgtggattaaacaaacagaaagtgaactTCAAGTACTGTACGGGTCCTAATAACTTTTAGTGTAAGTGTTTATTGTCCAAGTGTACAGTGAGCGTAGTTCAGCGGGAAAGTGGAGAGCGGCGGTAATCATTTGTAAGTGTTGAGCTGCATGTAGCAGAAACCCTGGGTTAACCACAATGCAtgtctgtctgctctgtgtctgtgattgtATTGACAGCAAATCACTTCCCCTCCCAAATCCCAGGTTACTGGAGCCTTCTAGCAGTGTGATCCCAAATGTGAGTAACATCGCAGAGTAAAGTAGTGTCAAGTGAATAACACAGTGGAAGATTTGTTTGATGCTTTTAGCTTGTTCAGTTACGTCGACTCACAACATTTACATGTAAACTGTCGAGTGAAATTCCAGCTCAGATGACTATGTAGCGGCTGGTTGGTCATTGTGCTCCATTGAAAGTCCAATGTTATTGAGGAgccttaaataaataatgggTTAGAACTGATCATCATTATGTGCTCTTGGTGGTGATGTGGTGTGTGATAGATACTCGAACATATAAATAATGCACACTAGATAAATTGAACGCGTATTCAGGCCGGCACTGACGAGTCGCTCTCATGTTACGAAGCAGAATGAGGAAGTAAACCCgtcgctgcacacacacaaacacacctgtgaAGCTCTCGTCATCCCTCGCATCTCTGTTGGAGTTTCTTCTCTCGCTGAACGAGTTCATGTCTGCAGATCGCTCTGACAGAAGGAGCCAGCGAGGGGACTCTGGAAACACTCCAGGAATGCTGCAGGAGAGCAGAGACAAAATATAAGCCTCACATACTTTTCGATCTATGCTGACCTTTACCCAGCAGCAACAGTATATACACATTGGAGGATTTTGTGCTGTTACCCAGATTTGCTGCTTCGACATGGAAAATAACCAGCGTGGGCCTTTAGTTCTTAATCCAGCTTTCTTCCATTCTTTTTAATACCTGAAATTCATTGCCAGTAATCTTTCTATAATCTCTGTTAATTTGATTATTAAACTGAAATGGAAGCTTATCTTGAAACAGAGGCCTTACAGGGAGTGGAGACCTCAAACAAAGTGGCCCTGATGCGTTCCGACATGAGCTGAAGGGCTCAGGGTGGATGAGGGGGCCCTGGATCAATACAATCCGCAAAAGCTTCCAACACATCagtcaaaagaaaaatgcttcTGATTAAAGTCAAAGACTCCAAACCGTACCCATAGCTGAGGAACAGTGTCAGCGGTGCGGCCCCAGCTCCCAGCAGGCCTCTCCAGGACTGCAGCCCAGTGCCAacggccagcagcagcagctctccacTACAGTCATCAGCCCGTGCCAGCATCGTCACCACCAGCCTCAGAGAGGGCTCACACAGCTCTAGACCTGACAGACAAACACCTTATATTGGAGGGGGTGGACTCTGAAAGCAAACTGAAGCATACTATATCTGCCATTGTGCACAGGCAAAAGAGCATGTGGATGGACAGATAATACACATACCTTATAATTGATGCGACAGAAGTTGgatgaaaatgtgttattgtgctgCAAAACATTCTAACCCTTATGAAGCCATAATCATTACAGGATTAGAGCAAATCGCAAACGTACCTTTGAGTGAACACAGATTGATTTATTAATATTCCAAACAAATGGTCTGCTGGTGCTAGTGCTGGTATTTTCACTTactgtgatgtcattttgtCATCTCAAATGCTTCACACAACTAAACTCTGTACAAGCTAAGCTAAAAGGTTATGCAAgtcaataaatcataataaattataaaaactcTTGAAATTGGTcgaaacatttttaaatagaaataataaacatgtttattacaactaaataaacattaaacatacTTCAGATTCTAAATATCTCTAGATACATAGATTTAAATAGGATCATGCAACAACTATGTCCTGCAGCCGGTTAAGATTGGCCTGCAGGACGTTTTCCGAGGGTTAAAACTGTCCTCTACTTGGAATTATTCACTTTGTCTGGTTGTTAAAGCTCAAAGCTACAACGTGTAAGTAATGGTTTATATCcagatgtatttatttcagtcCAGATGTTATTTATTTCAGTCCCTCCTGCGATTTCATGGTTGAAGGTCAAGATAGTTACTGCACCAGTGTGTATCAGAGGTGCCTCCTTCAAAAATACTCACTGGTGATGTACAGAGTGAGGTAGACTCCCGCACTAGGCAGCCGCCAGACAGAAACGCATAACGATGAAGATGGAGGGGTACGGAGAGACGCACACCAGCACCCCGAACACCACCGACAGGGTCAGGGAGGGTCAGCAGAGTCTTGGACCTGCCCagcctgcagagacacagacatgcacactgAAAGACCGCatgacccacacacacttgtgttatTATACAACAACACGGTGAGAACAAGAAGACCTCACAACAAATACTAGCAACTTCCTGACGGATATAACCGAGTGATGATTTGCCAGTTTCCAGCTTCGTGCATGTAACAGCAGTTTTGTTTCCAAAGCTGCAGATTAACACagttctcttttcttctctgtgcaTCCACAGGAGGCAGCGTTAATTCACCAGTCTTAACAAACAGATGCTATGCTCAGTTGGTCAGCAAATTAATGAAGGCTGTTAGCTGATTAAAGTGGCACCATCATCCCTCACAATGCCCCCAGAAATACAGCTTCCCCTGTGTGGCtttcaatcaaacacacacacacacacacacacacacacaacacacacacacacacacacacaccacacacacacacaccacacacacacacacacacacacaccacaccacacacacacacacacacacacacacacacacacacacaagatccATTATATCAATTATCTAAAATACTTGGGGTGATCCAAGGGCGACTCCCGAGCATGACGTCCTAAAATCCAGCATAATGACgcttagaaatgtttttttcattatttacttcTATATCATTCATTGCTTATGTGCAGTAAATTGGCTTGTAATATATTCCACAGTGTGTCTGTAGCAAACTGTCTGTGATGGAAACCCCAGTGAGATGCCCTTAGGGGCGCTTGTTACTAAATCTGTCTTCCTGTCGACTGGTGGCCACCGGCTGCTGACTCACATTGGAACCACTGGCAGTCACAGTAAATCTACAGCAATTTCATTTGAACATAAAAATTAATCAAGATTGAAAAGAAATTGAATGGCtccataaaataaaataaatgaattaaattgaaaaaaatatttaatgctGAATCACACAATTATATTCAATTTTGAGTTCAAGAACAAATCTGACACGAGGACCTGCAGAATCTGAAATGTCCGGCTGTTCTTTTAACTTCCAGGCTCATCCTTAGGGATGTATAGCCCCTTTTCCATTGGTCAAAAACCCCACCAACACctactaacatctggcttttgtctgcaatgggaattgATACAATAAGctttcactcccaggtcaaatgactctgcagcagacacaggttttaaatgGCTCTGGTTCTAATCGACAACGATGAAAACCAGCTACATTAAGTCGCTTTTTTAGCAGGTTAACCCACGTTTAAAAATCTGCGTATACCTGCAAATTTTGGTGTTAAAGAGGTATTACAAAGGATTCCCTGATTTGTTGAACATGAAAATACTGCTGAGTCACTACTAAAGTGGTAGCTGGGAAAACATCCTATTATCTGAGCTGCTCATCCTCATGGGGAAAGTTTGCACCTGTACATTGGTACAACAGGGGAACGGTCCTAAGTCTCCTAGTCAACATCCAAAGATAATAAGGGCAGGCAAAGAtgatcttcctcttctttaccTGTCTGTGAACACTTCTGTGAAGACCAAATGTTAAATTTgtctgtctacatgtgtgtgtttagcatTTATTACCTGTCTGCAGCATAGCCCAGACCCAGACAGCCAGTGAGGACGCCCAGGATGAAACACACCTCCTCCACAGGGACCAGCCAGTACTGACCACACACCAGATCCCACtgtagaacacacacagacaaaaaaaatggtCATGTAAACATCAGGTAGAatcaggagcagcaggagaataattagattttttaaatcaccctTTGAGCTTTTTTCAAGATAATCGATGAACCTGTTGAATATCACTAAATTGTGATACGGTACAGAAAGTTGTTCGATTATATTAAGCAAAACCACCAAATTTACCCATACCGCCAGGTTTTGTGATAATCCATTCAGTCGTgtttacataatcctgctaacaaacaaaacaaacaaacgctgtTGATGAAACTGGAACTGTACGTTTCTGTATATGGCTTTTCCATGTGGGTTATTTCGGATCACTGGTAAATAATAATGAACAGTCATGGTGTCAACAGGCCTGGATTAGATCCGATTAGATCCCAGGCTGAGAAAAAGACACAGTTTTAAACCTTCTTTAGAGTCATGATACAGGAAGATGTGAGCAAGTGATGTAACAGAGTGTGTGGTCGTAATAGTCAGAGGACAGTAGTGTATTACTGTTATTGTTAGTAGTACAAGCAGCCACAGAAGCAGTAATGGTAGTAACAGTAGTATTAGAGACAGTCTGGTCACATGTATCATAAAGCAGTGCACACACATGGAAAGTCAGCACATCtgttaaacagaaaaaacacatatcTGCTCTCAGATGTGAGTTTTAATCACATTAAGTCGACCCACTGATTTTGCACTAACAGCTGAGCTCTTCTAATGTCGCTGTCGGCGGCCTGCTGAAAGCAAAAtgattttaatgatgtgaagggaaagagagagggagagcagagggcTGCTGataaaattttttaaaaaaaggcctTGTATGGTCGGAGCCCGTGCACAGAAACATAAAAGCCTGCCACATGATATCAGGCATCAGGTCGCTGAGGCACTGAGTCACGGCAGTGCTCCACATGAGTGGCAGCACAACAACCTTCAGTGCTAATGTGGGTGGAATGCTTTGGACAACAGGAgggaaaatgaacacaaaccaGTTTTGGAAACCCCTCAGGCTGGTTTTGAGCCTGAGCACCAATCAGCAGCCTTTCACATTTCTGACTACAGGTCATTTGAAAGGGagcgctgcctcgctgccacTTGAGAACAACAGGAGAGATGACGACATGAAAACAATCTATGGTATTTTAAGTTTATGGAATGTATGGTTCCTTTGTCCCAATAATTAGGTACATGGTCTTGTACCTTTGCCATTCTTTatccaaatcaaatgttttatggtcacgaCTCCTCTCGTAGCTGGTCAGCCTGCGTCCAGGtttaaaatacttattttttaAGGTTTTCTGAACgtcaatgaagaaaatgaatgggaaatttACTTCCGGAATCAGAGCCGCTCTAAAAGTGGCACGTCACTGTTACACTccattaagaaaatgtaaaaatgtttgtgtttagcTGATCTAATATTAAATTTCAAACTAATCACTGTACAGTACAATTTATTGATGGAAACCTCGTTTAAAAACAGAGCAGTGTCATCAAACAGTCCTGTTTATTGATTCAAAATGTTGCCCCTTAGGGCctgatacacacaaacacaccagagaGATACAACTACTATTGTACAATGCTCCCACAACATTTTTGTTGGATGACAAATATCTATCCTGATATTCTGCTGCAAATCctattaaatatgaagaaataatAAGAATTATGTGTAGAGTATTAGCTAAGAGATGTTCAGTGGAGTATTTATTGATCAGCAGGAGTGGTGAAACTGATCAGAGAGCTTCCCGCTTCCTGCTCAGACGGCCAGCTCAGCAGTGAGGAGCCAAGCAGCAAGGGAGGAAAAGATAATCATGACAGCAAAAAACACATGTCTGATGTATGTCAGCATCCTTGTGCTTGTCTGCCTGGGCGATGTAGACCATGatcattttattcttctttgtCAGCACAGATGCATTTCCTCCAGATAAATGCTAGTGCTAAATGCTTCCCATGGCAGCGTTTCTGTATCTTCAGCTGCAGTGGTGTGGGTGGATTAACAGCAAACTGACCTAATACCGCAGAATTCAGGACTGGGTGTGGTTCCTACATCAGCATTCGCCggaataaaaacagacacacaaaccacgGAGCCCCTGCCTTTAGAAGAAAACTGCGAGCAGCTGCCCAGGCTCTGCTGAAGACAGTAATCACACCAATCCAGTGGTCTCAATATGAAATCCAGCTCTGAAAAGAAATGAGTGAGCTTCTCTACACTGACCATgcaagtcaaaatgtcaagcACAGCACAAGAAGTCTACGAACTGACAATGCATCAGCGTATCATTCCTGTTTATCACGTGCCTGGTATCACCAAAAAAGACATGTGAGTCAGACAGAATCTTTAATGTCATTTAGAAACAAGAGCTCCACTGTCAgcctca harbors:
- the slc22a17 gene encoding LOW QUALITY PROTEIN: solute carrier family 22 member 17 (The sequence of the model RefSeq protein was modified relative to this genomic sequence to represent the inferred CDS: deleted 3 bases in 3 codons), coding for MMTSPDSPPLVSPSPCPAPPPSVPSSPVPSSPAPSSSSLPAPPSLPPTGEVMVLALGRKKQRVLIALTILPNLFLAFLLSSDPLITLSPPHHCHLPGPLPSLEVLNASLPWEKSERLRDRRGPSQCKQYVNGSQSAVVDCVAGWDYNVTEGLRNNIVTEWDLVCGQYWLVPVEEVCFILGVLTGCLGLGYAADRLGRSKTLLTSLTLSVVFGVLVCVSPYPSIFIVMRFCLAAASAGVYLTLYITSLELCEPSLRLVVTMLARADDCSGELLLLAVGTGLQSWRGLLGAGAAPLTLFLSYGIPGVFPESPRWLLLSERSADMNSFSERRNSNRDARDDESFTELDSEPSTSSRPHLSFPELFHSKNIWKNMCVLGFTSFISHGISHCYSSFRGDVRGTAPSFYWMYLLPVCAGGGAWLLLWTTVDRCGRRGILLLSMTMTGLASLILLGLMEYLSETAITVFSVLGLFSSQATASLCILFTAEIMPTVIRGIGVGIVLALGCLGRLSSPLMDLRNHYGYFLHHVVYSSLALLAVLSILLLPESKRKPLPQTLADGELYRRPPLGRRRRDNVPLLATPNPET